Within Vigna unguiculata cultivar IT97K-499-35 chromosome 2, ASM411807v1, whole genome shotgun sequence, the genomic segment TGAGGATTCATAGATCTCTGCCGCCGCGTCCTTCGATTGAAGAGGTGGAGGTGGCCAGAGGTTTGATCGTCAATGTCGAGAAGGAAGACCAGGCCAGGCTTGAGGCCATAGCGCGGCAGAGCAAGGGTGTGGATGTGCCCGAAGAGCTCTTTATGGTGCTACAAGAGATGCAGAGGAACGTCGTGTATTACCAGAGCAAGGAGCAGAAGAGGGAGGCTCTCAAACTTCTCGATCTCGACAACGTTCATTCCCTGTTCGATGAATTGATTCAGAGAGCTTCCAAGTGCGTTTCGTCTCCCTCTGCTCCCGCTTCTCGCAAAACATCCTACTCTAACGGTCCCGTTTCCTCGGTTTCCACGAATTTGTCCATGAATTCGGTTTCTGCTTCGGTTTCCGTTGGTGGTTTTGATAAGCCCCCACCTGTACCTGCTGCCAGTGTCCCTGCTGCTGCTTCTGCTGCTACTTCTAGAATGTTCCACGCAGATAAAGAACGTCCTGAATTGGTCACTCGAGATGACAGTTACGTCAAGAAGTCCAAGTCCAAGTCCTCGTTTTACTCCAATGGGTATGGAATTGAACCCACTATCCCTTCCAAAGCCAGTATATTGAATCCATCGTTAAAACCCACAGCTCCTGCAGGTAATCGGTCGTACATGATATGCTGCTCAAcgttcaattttgtttttattggcTTTGTTATTTAGTTATTGAGTGGTAGAACTAGGTTTTTGTCGTTGTTATTTGGTATTTAGTTGCTTGTATTGGACGTTGGAAGTGAAAGTGTGGGAAATCGTGTTTGTTAatgttgttttgcaggtcaAGATGGGGATAAGTTGAGTTTGATAAAGCTTGCTAGCTTAATTGAAGTGTCTGCGAAGAAAGGGACTCGTGATCTCAATCTGCAGAACAAGTTGGCGGACCAGGTTGATTGGCTGCCTGATTCGATAGGGAAGTTGTCGAGTTTGGTTACTCTTGATTTGTCAGAGAATCGGATTATGGCCCTACCAGCTACGATTGGAGGGCTTTCATCATTGACCAGATTGGACTTGCATTCCAATAGAATCTCGGAGCTTCCTGATTCTGTTGGGAATCTTCTCAGTCTGGTTTATCTTGATCTGCGGGGAAACCAGTTAACTCTTCTGCCTGCTTCTTTTACCAGGTTAATACGTCTGGAGGAGCTTGATTTGAGTTCAAATCAGATTTCAGCGCTTCCCGACACTCTAGGATCGCTTGTTAGACTTAAAGTATTGAATGTGGAAACGAATGATGTAGAGGAACTTCCTCACTCTGTTGGTAATTGTTCTTCCCTTAGGGAGCTTCGTCTTGACTATAACCGGCTTAAGGCCCTGCCTGAAGCTGTTGGAAAGATTCAGAGCCTCGAGATTTTGTCTGTTCGGTACAATAACATCAAACAACTACCTACGACAATGTCATCTCTAACAAACCTCAAGGAACTTAATGTGAGTTTCAATGAGCTCGAGTCTGTGCCCGAGAGCTTGTGTTTTGCCACCTCGCTTGTCAAGATGAACATAGGCAACAATTTTGCTGACATGAGATACTTACCGAGATCCATTGGGAATCTTGAAATGCTTGAGGAATTGGATATCAGCAATAATCAGATACGTGTGCTTCCTGACTCGTTTAGGATGCTCACTCGACTGCGCATCCTGCGAGCAGAAGAGAATCCTCTTGAAGTTCCACCAAGAGATATAGCTGACAAGGGGGCTCAGGTAACTtcctcttttgtttttcttgtttaataTTGTTCCCTTGATATTTCAATCTGTTTCCTTTATCACAATTTCCATGTCTTGGTTCATCCTAGGCTGTTGTTCAATACATGGCTGAGCTTGTTGAGAAGAGGGAAAAGAAGGACGTTAAATCACAGCCTCTTAAGCAGAAAAAGAGTTGGGCTCAGATCTGCTTCTTTTCAAAGTCTAACAAGAGAAAGCGTGACGGGGTTGATTATGTGAAAACCTGATTTCATTCAGCGACACCGTTGTTGGCAAGCAACAGATTCCATGTGTAAGTTGAGTTGTTTTCTAGTTCTGCATACATCTGCTGcaaaatgaaatatttgttcTAGGCTTAACTTTGGGTAAGTTTCCCACCGATTATTCTGGGTGCATTTGGGTAAAAACAGTTTAATTAAGCATTTAATCAATTTGTTCGTATCATATGAGTGCTCATGTCAGAGATTTAACCCAGAAACTTCTTGGAATAATCTGAAATAACTTATTTTGATAAGCTTAATCATGAAGATAATTAAAATGAGCTTGTATAGAGAGTGATATGAGCTTATTATCATCAGTTCAAGCTTCACACCCTGTTCAGTGATCAATACTTGTTGCATGATTGGATTTCTGGAGAGGGAAGTAATGGCTGCTGATGTTTACTATTTTCCTATGTGACAGGGATATGCATTTAAAAATAGAGACAAATATATCCTTCAGTGTGCGGTCAATAATATGCAGAGATATGGATCGTGCAAGCATGAATTGACAGCCTTCGTAGGCAGTTATAATTTGCTTTGACTTGACGGCACAAATTGTAGATTTCTTGTTCAATATTTTCTGATTTTCTTTCCCtgtataatttgaattttctatttatttcatttgtaTTCTGTTGTCTCGAAAGTAGAAAGAAGTGTACACAATCCAAAAGGCAAACAGCGATGGACAGTGGGAGAGGAACCGAAGATGATTATGTACTATCGTTATGTATGTACAATTGTAACTTCACTCTATTGTTAAATGAATTACAGGTTACCCTTTCTACCACTTCCACAAAATCTCTTGTTTCACcgatttttaccatttcttagCTTTGTTACTGTTGCTAATGCGCTCTGATATGAATTAAACAGTACATTGGTAGAACTTTTAAATGGGAAGAAAGTGATTATAACACTGAAAAATAGGTAAATACAAAATCATGATCACACcatgttttcatatttaatcACTTTGCAGCCATTTTGGTTCATTTAATCACGTGGGCAGCTGGATTCTACTCACACATGTTTCATAAATAACCTTTCAAGGAGATAAATTAATGAGGGTTAAAGTCAGAAAACCAggtcaatataatttataaaagacaAAGGTGGCCAAGTTTTAGATTTTTGCAAGTTGTGTTAACCTACTGCTAACTACACTTTTGCTCTGGAAGCTATTATTTTGGTTGCAATCTGTGGCTGATATTGAAGTTCATTGATGGAAAAGTTATAACCAGAGctcaaaacaaaagaatttcTCATACTAACCAGTGTTTTATGAATactcattaaaattaaaaagtttagtttttaatatatttcttgaTAAATACATTGTATAATAGAAAAAGTTAGATCAATAGTTTAATAGAATGCAGAAATTGGGTCAGATTAATTACTGTTTAAAGGTTTATCTCGCATCACGTCCGTATTCATGATTCGATAACCATACAAAatggaatttaaataattttgattttttttaatcaagaaTTTTTCTCAGCCGATGAATTAAAAGTATCTCTTTTAGAAGATTGAAAATCACCCAAATAAAGAATGGCTCTTTTAATATAGTATTCATTTCTGAGACCACCAAAGTAGCATATTTAAGTGTTGAGACAATTTGTCAACTGTGTCAAGTTTCATTAGCATGTATTGACATAAATCTTGAACATAATATCTTAGTTCCCGAAAGTTTCTTCCACCTACGAGTTTATGAAAAGGGTCCACAAGTTGATGTAATCTGGAACATAACACCAAAGATGGAAAACAAGGTTTTCTCTAATCCTAACAGGTGCCACTAATTCTTTCTTGGAAGCAGATAAATGACAGACACTGGTGGGGCAAACCTCAGATTCAACTAAGCCTTCATTGACTAAATTCTCACCCTTGAGAGTTACAACACTGCTTGCAAAGTTAGATATTCCAGTGTTGCTTTCTACATGTTTAATTATGGGATAATGACTGAAGCTACCTTCAAATCCAGGATCACACATGATACTTATTATGGGTTCTCTATGAACCCTTTGATgcaaattatacaattttttttctgtcatttaTCTCAACTCTCTACACTAATTGAATTACATTTATTTCCAATGCAAGAtggaaaaaaatagattaaagaGAGATTTGATATTAATGATAGTTATTTGTAAAGACTTAAAGTTAACGAAGCAGATcgtaaagagaaaataattttttaaaatgcaaTAGGAAACATTGAGATCTAGAAGCTTGTGGATAACATTATTTAGTTTGAACTTTGAATATTAGGCTTGCTTAagtcttaattaattaagttgcAGGTGGATTATTTCTTCAACCTGTATCTTCCCAGTTGGTTGCCAGAAGATTATACGCAAATGTATAACTGTTAATCACTTTTTTATTCCCTATCACTCAATCACTTTGTACAACATGCTTATTTAATCAATAAAGCCACAATACTAACAATTACTTTTCTGACATTAATTAACAAACTAAAAGCTGGAGTAATATTCATACACTCTATCCTCCGATacacttttattataattttaataaaataaatacattttttgtccttcataaaaatagttttttttctgATTACATCATTAATATTGTTAACTTGTTCGTGTCCTTAATCTAAGAGGGATAACATGGTAAGATTGTGGCCtgtttggttttgttttcaCAGAAGAATAATCGGTCTTTGGATATGGTGATATTATGCTTCTATCAATAGAAAGTTGGCGTGATTCAAGAACAACCCTGATACGGATTCATAACTGTTTTGCTGTAGCAATTTCGTGAAAAAgctattaaaataaagtaaacagAAACAACTTTACAATGAATCCCGTGAATGTTTCCTTTGAGTTCACACCTCATCCTTTTTGGTAAAACTTACACACTGTATTGATCCCGTTTTCTCATCCATTTTGAAGCATAGCATAGTCTTTTCTGCATCTTCTGAAGAATATGATGTGAAAACATGAATATACGTGTAATTGGAATAAAGTTATCCATCCCAAAAACACTCTAATTCAGTTCCTTTTTACCTCAAAAAGCTCGAAGATTTAACTTAAAAACAGCAGAAAATTTGATACTTTTATAGCAGAAAGTTAAAGACATCTCTCAACATAATGTTTTCATGCACACaaatttaagaatcaaatagCTGACTAAAGGCCTAAAGAATAAAGTAATGTATCAATTATATTGGCACACTACAAAACACTACCTTAAAAATGATCCCCTTTGTTCTGTGATCATGAAGTCATCCTCTGTTCATTAACGTCACACCAACCAGTTTACCTTTTCAGTTTTCCCAAGTACTCATGTTACTACTGTTCTTGGGCCACAGTAGAATATTACATAAAGTTTGTACAGTGAACTTCTTTGTTTGGTATTCACCATTCAGTTATTTGTTATTGTCTGAAGAGCTGAGAATGACAGCGTTTGAAACCATCATCCGATGTTCTGGCTTCTGCATGGCAGGACATTATCACGAATCTAGAGTTAAAAATATGGTAACTAAGTGGGGCCAACCCAACGTGTTGTTGAAGGTGTATGTGACAGTGACATAACAGTGAAAGTACAAGTAGCAGATAGTGAGATTGCCCCTTCAATAACAAACCATATCATGCTGAGCTTTGAAGGACATCTGATGAATGGTGACAATACAAAGCGCTTCCTCATTTCTGGTTCTCATTTATCAGCTAGCTACTGCTTATGCTGCTCGTGAGCCATGAGCTTGCTGTTTCCTACCCCTTCAATAATTGATCACTTATGATTCAGTTGCTCATAGTTTCACAGACAAATTCTACAGTTGTATTAAAAGATTGTGATCAATGATTCTGGCCCCGCTAACTGTTTAAGTGGTGAAATGAAATACTTCTTTCCTTAGATgtaaaaacatgaaaacaaaTCAAAAACCTTATAATTTGAACTTTGTCTGACTCAACTCAGAAAGTTAACTCATACAGTTGCCTCTCTTACTTCTGGAACTACACATCTCAAAATTAAGTATACATGATTACACTTCTGCAGACAATTCAATAATACTTTGATAAAGGTGGTGTAATAAATTTAAGAGCCAGAAGGATTAACTTATATAACATCTTAGAATTGGATTTTTGGACTTAAATCCAAATACTAGCTCATGGGATCAGAATTGTCCCCTTCTAAAATACACTATTTTGATCACATGACTAGTCAATAATATCAAAACATAATAGAAGGAAGCACTTACAAGAAAATGTTAGGTTTTTTCACCATTCTGGTgtaatttcattttgaaattacCACACTGATGcaggattttaaaaaaaattacatatgaaAAGTTGTGTTAGGTTGGCACAACTTCATAAGGAAGAAATTGTGTCAAGCTGAAACAACTTCACTGAAGTCATGCcaagttataataatttatgtgaAAAATGGTCTAAAAGTAAAGTCGTGTCAAGTTATAATAACATGGTCTAAAAGTAAATTCGTGCCAAGTTATAACAACATTATCTAAAAGTAAACTCGTACCATGTTAGCATGACTTGAGTTCTAGGATGAAATAAATTGAAGTCGTGGTCTTAACCAGATCAGACAACTTCAGTTTATTTCATTCAGAATTGAAGTTGTTAGAGTATGGGACAACTTTAATTCATTTCATTCCAGAACTAAAATCAACTCAAATTGTGACGATTTCACTTTTAGATATTTCTTACAAAAGTCATCATAAGAAGTCATGCCAACTTATCACGACTTACCCATAtgcaaaaaaattttaaaacttacaCCATTTTGgtaatttcaaaatgaaattataCCAGAATGTTGAAAAACCGAAAATGTTGATATGTAGTTAATAGAATCCAAGGTTAGGTAAAATGGTGTGGCACGCTATGAGGAATGGGTAAAAATAAAACCTTAAATGGTAAATTGGCAGCACAAGTATTGTATTAAATCtgtgttttctctttttattacACAACTCTCAGTATGCTAAGTAGACTTAACAATATAAAGGAGCTCCTCGTTCTTTTAGGAAGGCAAATATCAAAGACATCAATGAAAAcctataatgaaaaattaaaagagactGCATGGTGACAGTAAGAAAAAGCTACCGCAAAACTAATCCTATACATAGTACTTGCAATCATCCAAGTCAGCCTGAAAAATGTGATTGCAAATTTCCGTTTTTTTCTGAATCTTTGGCTCTTCCACCTCCTTTCATCTCAGTTGTAACTTCACCACTAGTTGGTCTGCAATggtaaacaaaaacaaatttcagAAAATAGAGAATTAAAGTTAACGTTTAGTTCAGGAACATCATTGCTTTCAGATCCTCAAGATGCATTAACATACTTGTAGACAACTAAAGTCTATCAAGTGCTTGGGTTGGTTCTGATCTTATCAAACAGAACAATATAAAAACTACTACTGGACCGAATAAAACAAGGATTAAGTTAGAAAATCTCTATAATATTAAAGCATAGCCGTTAATGACTTGCAAATTTGTCATCAGATGACAGTCTTCTCGATTAAGCAGTATCAGCTGAGACCAGTGCAGAAATTTGCAAGATATGCTTTTCATCTCAGCAATTTTGTTTGCTACCGTATCTTATCTACAATATTATTACTTTCTTACTACAGCAACTTTGGCACATCAACCTGCTTAACTACCACACAGcctctatatatttttaaatgctaaatGGTAGGTCATACACAGATCGGGTGAGTTAAACACTCATTCACCCTCTACACCAATAGAAAATGTCAGGAACCCAGGTTAACAATGAAGAATTTAGAGAAAGtgagaattgaaaaagaaagttctctgttattgattttcttaaatCTCTCAACAACATAGTTCAAGTATTTACAGTACAAATAATTAGAAGTAGTTCGTGTAACTTCCTGTAACAAAATGACAGCTAGGACAACATAATTATAGCTGGCATAGCTAACTAAAGATGGCAAAACTAATCTGATGCTTAAAAACAGACGCTGAAACACTTGAGCTAATACACAATCACATATACACTAGTAGTAAATAGAagaaataatttagtttttcctTGCAAAGATCGGGAATAGGAGAAATCACTCTCATCCAAAGTTTCCCCTTCACTTTCACCAAGAGTTTGTTCGATCTACAAATGATTCAAATATGAATTAATTTCCTTTCCTTCAGTCCTTCTATTTATTTATGCCACTATAACCAACTATCTACGGCTTCCTAAAAGTCAACCTTGTTCTCAATCAGTTATTCCTCTTCCCAGTTCCTTTGAAATATgctatatttgttttcattttactaatattttaactGTCCTTTTGTATTCTTATAACTTTTCATCagatagaataatattttgtattgttaTCCATAAAAGCCACTTCATGACGTGCCCATTATTGTCATTTTTTATggcattttttaaaaacttttgttTTAAGATGATGTTTACTTTTCTCTCAAGCAAAAACATTGACCCAATAATTCAATCATTCTGACAAAATAGCACGACCATGTGGCTATGTCAAAACCAAAAGgcatagaaaacaaaatataggtTGATACAAATATAGaagtaaataatgaaatttcatTATTGACAACAGAAATTTCATATAGTCAATCCTCCCTCAAAGTTGGACTCCTATATATACCAGGTGCAAGAAAAGGAAATTATGGCTTGTGTGACAATACCAAGATCCAAACTTGGCTTTCTTATATTGTGACTAACTTACTAACTTGAACAAAAGAATCAAAATCTGAAATTTGGACTTTGTGGGCAGAAATCATTTAAAGATACTTAAGACAAATTTGCTTCCTTTGTGAAAAATAACACTTcctattaatttattaattatctaTGTCCTTCTACGATTTgctctcttcattttcttttgtcCAAAGAGAGAGTGAATTGTAAAATACTAAACTAAAAACATGatgtaaaatacaaaaatggcAGATTCAAAATGATACATAAAACAGAAGAAACTTCAGAGTAAGCGGCTGAATATTAAAAGTATAGGGAGTAATAAACTTACAATCCACCTAAAACTTTGATGGTGTCGTAGAAAAACCATTGCAAAGTTATAGAAGGACCAACCAGCAACATTCTAATGGGAAGACTCCTGGTAAATAGATTGGCTAGCCCAATATTTCTGATGGCCTGCACACCAAATAAGTGGGGCGAATTCAGTTTGATCTATCCTATCTTTGAAGGAAGTATCATAAACTTGATTGAAAAGAAACAAATACCAGTGCAAGACTATCAGCCTTTCTGTTATAAAGAGAAGATACAATATTGTCAGCAGGATTAGAAATGAAGCTACCAACAGACCCAGCTGCGTACCCAGCTAAACAAGTCACACCAAGTTGTTGACCTATTGAACACTCctccttttttcttttgacCATATTTCGATACAAAAAATCAACAGAATGCTCGAATGTCGAGAACATAACCATGGAAACTGCTCAAAAGAAAAGGAAGCAGAATACTTAATATTCAGTTCATTTATAAACAAGAGGTAGACTTAAAGCTCACAGTCACCGAAACAACATATCTCATGGAAACAACAGACTCCAAGagaacaaaattaattactacAAAATCATGGCCCCAATGCTTATTTGAATACTCAGCATGGTTAGCTTGAAAgaactcaattattttttttttaatcaacaaTGCATCTCTCATACACTATTTATCAACTGGCAACTAATGCATATAGCCAGACCAGTCAAATAGCTACTTGAACCTTATTGTACATAATAGAATGATTTAACAAAAGAgaaggaaatattttttatggtaGAACTGAATGATAAAGATACAGAATCCTACACCACTGAGAAAGCAAGGTGTTAAAATTTCAGTAATTTCCTGGAAGATAGGTATATGCTAGAAGACTACACAAGACAGAATGGCATCCAAAATATCAATGTGAAAATATTACTGATGTCcctttaatttctaaatatagTTAAACTACCATAAGTAGTATAGAATTAACCAACAAGAGATTATGAAAATTACATGGAATGTTTCGACCCAAAAGTGGAATTAGTCCACGGTAGAATCTGCAAGTAGTAGAtagaataaaagataaataatcataatcatCTCACAGTGTCCCAGCAGGTAAAAACTAAGTATAGAAATTTTCTTTACCCTCGTGTGCCTTCTGACGCGTATAACTTTGGAAAGCCATCAAACAAGCCCTTAGCAAAACAGGGTTGTGCTTGAACCCTCACTTTAATAGCTTCAAATGGACATAGAGCTACATTGGCAAACACTTCAGCAGACGCGCTActgagaaagaaaacaaaattcttGTTCTGGTCTACCAACACGTTTGAATAAACCCCTTTAAAATACTCATAGAGACCAAATCTGCACCCTCCTTGAGCACCATAGCCAATGAACTTGCCGGCCCAACCTTTCCAAAGGACTGCAGGCCCTTGTTCCCTCAATAAGGTAGTAAAGCAAGAGGAAATACTGTAATACTTAATTGGGTGCACCTACATTTAACAAAATCATTTCCCATCAACAAATATGATCAAATCAACAACTATTATTCTACACACTATGATGAGAAAACAATCCATAACTCATTCCAGTATCATCCCAAAAGGGCAGccaaaaaattcaatctttcagtattttttttctatggtgTTACAAAAGTGATACAAAACGGGAAAGAGGTTCCCACTTCAACTTTTCAAATTTCCCCATTTGTTTTGTTTGCTAAGTATGTGCCAAGAATCAGAGGCCAACTTATTGAGATATCTCTGAGCATAAAACATAAGATACTAATCACTTCACTAATTTCAATCCCCTAATAAAACATGGCAAAACATGATTTGTGGCACAAAGCGAGTGAACAAAACGATTTGAAAAGCACCTGCATGTTGACTTTCAATACATCAAGAGGAGTGGTGGCAAGGTGGGTGGTGCCAGCACTGAGCATTCCTCCAATGGCACAAAGGGCATAATACCTGGGCGTTAAATCGTCACTGACTCTTCCCTCCATGACCATGACACTCTCTCAAAGCCCCCCAAAACGACGAAAGTTGATAACTTTAGAATAAAACCCGCACCCTAACcccattttttcttctacacGTGTTTCGAAAACCAGCCACTAAGGAGAAAAAGGGCAGCCATTTCGACCCTTCATGCGTTTCTGGCAGAGAAAGACACAAAATTTAAGGTTGTCAGAGCGACACGCAGCATTTTGAATCTGATTCCAATGAAATGTAAAACCCAATACAAAACCTTATACCCTGTTTAGTTGGAACCTCATTGACCTTTCCGAAGAAGCTAGTACATCTCGCAAATACCCCCAaaattgggttttttttttaaagtggaATTTAAGTCTTAATCATCACATATTATATCgtttctctttaattttttattaaattgttttttgttctggtatttataaagttttaaaataatattttttatcatatccttaatttaattgacataaaagaaaaattaacaaagataaaaaatataataataaagaaatgtatatatataattaattaataactcacttaaaattatattacaaattaaatgattaaataatttttcaccaatataaaaaatataaataactattcTAAAGCAAcagtgaaaataataaatataaacatcaataaattaaaattataagttaacCTAATCCTCAGTAATCAGAAAGTTATAACATAATTTAACTTCTGTTGTTCATTAATTTCATTTCCATCACAAGCATTTCTGAATGCTAATTTATCGATTAttcatcattatttttaaaacatatcaaaaatattttcatcagttaaaagttttaaaaaatcagCAATAGTAATGTCTATCTCTTATAATATAGGAAGTAGTTTTGCTTTCAAAGTAGAATTACAT encodes:
- the LOC114173258 gene encoding plant intracellular Ras-group-related LRR protein 4-like; translation: MESWTSVDGVVEEIMRIHRSLPPRPSIEEVEVARGLIVNVEKEDQARLEAIARQSKGVDVPEELFMVLQEMQRNVVYYQSKEQKREALKLLDLDNVHSLFDELIQRASKCVSSPSAPASRKTSYSNGPVSSVSTNLSMNSVSASVSVGGFDKPPPVPAASVPAAASAATSRMFHADKERPELVTRDDSYVKKSKSKSSFYSNGYGIEPTIPSKASILNPSLKPTAPAGQDGDKLSLIKLASLIEVSAKKGTRDLNLQNKLADQVDWLPDSIGKLSSLVTLDLSENRIMALPATIGGLSSLTRLDLHSNRISELPDSVGNLLSLVYLDLRGNQLTLLPASFTRLIRLEELDLSSNQISALPDTLGSLVRLKVLNVETNDVEELPHSVGNCSSLRELRLDYNRLKALPEAVGKIQSLEILSVRYNNIKQLPTTMSSLTNLKELNVSFNELESVPESLCFATSLVKMNIGNNFADMRYLPRSIGNLEMLEELDISNNQIRVLPDSFRMLTRLRILRAEENPLEVPPRDIADKGAQAVVQYMAELVEKREKKDVKSQPLKQKKSWAQICFFSKSNKRKRDGVDYVKT
- the LOC114168185 gene encoding mitochondrial phosphate carrier protein 1, mitochondrial, with the protein product MVMEGRVSDDLTPRYYALCAIGGMLSAGTTHLATTPLDVLKVNMQVHPIKYYSISSCFTTLLREQGPAVLWKGWAGKFIGYGAQGGCRFGLYEYFKGVYSNVLVDQNKNFVFFLSSASAEVFANVALCPFEAIKVRVQAQPCFAKGLFDGFPKLYASEGTRGFYRGLIPLLGRNIPFSMVMFSTFEHSVDFLYRNMVKRKKEECSIGQQLGVTCLAGYAAGSVGSFISNPADNIVSSLYNRKADSLALAIRNIGLANLFTRSLPIRMLLVGPSITLQWFFYDTIKVLGGLPTSGEVTTEMKGGGRAKDSEKNGNLQSHFSG